GCCTGTCCCTCTGAGGCTTAATGTatagttgtgtgtgtgtctcatgCTGCCCACTGGCATCTCTGTGCCCCCACTGATCTCAGTCTCTCATATAATAAGGTATGGGGGGCATCATTTTTCACTCAGGCTTCATTTTCTCTTAATTCTGGGGCCGATTAGGGGCCCCTGTGGCTCCAGCCTGTTTGGAAAGGAAGAGAATGGGAAAGTGATAAACTACATTAACCCCTCATCACCCGAGCAGCAAGCCTTTCTCCTTAGCAAGGGAGATCAGTGCACTGTGCAGCCACACAAGGGGTTAATTAGGGCGTATCCCCAAGTACTTGATACTCCAGCTGTTTGTAATAAAGGGGAAGCGATTCCTGACATTTAGTTCTGTGCCAGAAATGGACTGTGTGTTTGTGCAGTTCCACAGCCAAGTGCCCTCCCTGAAACCCTGTGTGATCCTCTGCCCCCGGGGTACATTGTTTCATGTCTGTGGCCCTCATTCTGCTCTCCATTTGCCTCCTATATGGAGCCCTGAGTGACAAACGTGGCTCCACTGGGGGGCCCACACCAGGGAAGTAACCACTAGCCCCAGCCACAGTGTTTGAGGCCGGGAATCTTATAGGGCAGGAAAGGGGTAACTGAGACTGACATTGCCAGAGGCCCATGAGAGTGGTGTTAAGGCCTGTGAGTGAGGGGGACGTCAGTTATTGCCCCAAGGGAATTTACCTTTACCACTTCCTGCAGGATTATTGTTCTCCTCCCCTCACCTACTGCCCCCCTTCTATGTTGCAGGTAAGTGCCGGCTCCTCTGTGCCATGTTGGGGTTGGTATCGCCAGGGAACCCTTTGTGTTTGCACTCTGCACTTcctgtatgtattgtatgtattgtatgtattgtatgtattttatgtatgcgAGTTGGGCCTTCCAGCTGTGTGTAGCCATTGGTCAGTCGCCATAAGATTTATAGAAATGGCAGTTTGTCCTTCCTGCAGCCTGAGAACTGGCAGCTGCACAGCCCCCGGGAAGTAAAATCCCTTTGATGGGAGCCGAGGAAGAGCCGATCTTGGAGCAGCTCCCAGTTACACCCCCCCATAAACTGGGAATAGAGTGTGAGCCACAGGGGTCTCTCTCCAGTGGAAGGGGTGCGCTTGTTAGAATGAAGCCTATAATTTGTACAGGGGGCTTTACTGCTAGTATATGTGAGATGAGAGCAGCAGTGCACACAGCAAAGGGCAggattagttgccctttaattagaAGGTTTCTTTGCTGCTGTATGAGAGATAAAGGGGACATGGTGTTGCCCAGTGTTGCCCCATTGTGAAAGGCCTTTTATGTGCGAGTGGCATGAGCCAAATGCCCGGGGACCTTCCGGATGTGCCAATTGGTTGCGCTGTTGTTTTTGGCAAATGCAGTTGCATGACATTGTCCCCCAGTTAAAGGGCAGATTTGGGATAATAATAACCCTGCTAGGGGCAGTTTATTTGAGTGGGAAAGTGTTAACCCCTTGGTGCAATGACGTGACTTCATGGGCCCCTGAGTGACTGGTACAAGAGCCCTGTGTCCCTTCCACAAAGAAATCTCTGTTTTGTGTCACATTGGACAGGAGGGCTACTGTTGTTTGTACTGCGTTTCCATGGAAACCCTCAAACCCTCATCTCATTGCATGCGGCAGTGCAGGGAGGGGTGACATTGTGCTCTGCGTGTGACCCCGAGTCCTGGCCCAGATCTTAACATTGCAGCCCCTGTGCCCCCTCTGCTCCGTATGTGAGAGAGAAGCGATGCAGCCCCTGTGCCTCCTTGTGCTCCGTCTCTTTGTGGCCCCTGAGCTGGGGGCTGAGGCTCCTTATTAGACACAAGGGTTAAAGGGAAAAGACTTGTTTCTAGTTCTGCCCCAGtgcaatatggcagcaccctgGTTACCGGCACCCCTATATTGCACTTCTCTGTGGGGGTCCAAACACAAGGGTTTACGACTAATTCTGCCCCTAATGGGAAGCTCTTGCCTTGTTGTGCAGGACTGCTGTGGGGTTATTGGaccctttggggcagatttggACCCTTCCTCCCATGGAGTACTGAGAACTGAGCAGTCCCTGTGTGGTGTCCCCGTATGATCCCTGCTGGGTGCTGCCAATCAGGACTGGCATCAGTGTGTCTGGGGTAGTGGGCCTGGCTACTTTACTGGGTGACCTTGTTAGGGGGGAACCTGTACAACATCTCAGCGCTTAGGACCCGTGGGAAAACCTCTGGATGGACTGAAAGGCAATAACTCCCTGCAGAGCTGTATTTAGAGCAGAGTTCTCAAGGTGCAGGCGTGTGAGTAACACTAGGGGAGAGGTGAGTGTGCAaggccagtgtgtgtgtgtgtgtggctttcTGGTCCTTTAATCCCAATGCTTTCCTGTACCATGTGACCGGCTCCAGTGTAAAACGAATGGGCCAGGGGGTCTGGGAGGGGCACATCTGGTTTATATGCTCCTCCCACACTGGCCTGTGTCTGTATGTTCTATACAGGTGAGTATATAGTTGTGGGCAGtgtatgtatagaatatatagatataaggGTGCAGTTGTAGAAGCAGCGGGGGGCACCCATTGTCAGCACCCGGCAACCTGTGGAGGAAATAAGTGCAGAGCAGTGGGCCATATGATTTAATGGTTATTAAGCTCAGACTCTCCCCCATACAGGTGACACCCACAGACTGAACATGACTTCCACCCTCAGCCAAGGAGTGATCACAGCCCCGCCCCTTCCCAGCATGCCTCACAAGGAGGGCTACTTTGACCGTATCAATGAGAATGACCCCGGCTACATCCGCGAGAGGAACATGTCCCCCGACCTGCGCCAGGACTTCAACATGATGGAGCAGAAGAAGAGGGTCACTCACATCCTAAAGAGCCCCGTGAGTTCCAGTGCTCCCCTAATCCCCCCAAGAGCCCCCAAGAGctttatctagggatgcaccgaatccactattttggatttggtagaaccctaaatcctttgtgaaacattCGGAAAAATACGgaaccgattcctaatttgcatatacatatccaaattagggctgggaaggggaaaaagtcccgcaatttccctcccacccctaatttgcatatgcaaactttAACCATTTAGTGGGATGTACAGGATAAAGTTGTATTGTCGGATTACTAGTGAGTGCAACAAGGTGGCCAGTCCCCCACGGCTCAGCCAACTGGGCTGATAACTTGGTGGCACCCACATATCACCTGAGCTGTTCTATTGTACCCCCACTCACCCTTATTGCTGAACCCCTGAGGGAGATAATGAGTCACAGGCCGTAGCCTGTCGGTACAAGGGGTTAATGTTTGGGGGTTGCACTGATTAGAGCATTTTATGTGCCCCAAGGTTGCTCTCTGTTGGCAGGAGCTGTGGCATTGGGGAATGTGTAACTGTGAGTTCCTGTGCCCATGAGGCAGTGGGTGAGATGCTGTGCCTCCTGCCCATCCCCCATCCATGGGTCTCTTAATGAGACTCTCACTTGTCCCCCCTGGGGTCGGGGCATGCGGGGCTGCTGGCACTCTGTTCCTATTAATTATCAAATATTCTCAAGTGACACTGGGCAGATTGGAATGTGACTTGTCTGTGAGTTATACACGATCCATGTGTGGGGTCAATATGCCAGTGGGTATCTGTTCCAAGTGAGTGTATGGGTGCAGAACAGTATAGTGATGTGGGCGTCTGCACAGCCTGACCTGCACTTGAGACTCACCTGCCTGAGAAGCCAGAATATTCCCTGGGGCAGTGGCACAGTCATTATCTGTTCTACATGCAACGGGCACAGTCATTATCTGCGCTACATGCAATGGGCACAGTCATTATCTGCTCTACATGCAACGGGCACAGTCATTATCTGCCCTACATGCAATGGGCACAGTCATTATCTGCTCTACATGCAACGGGCACAGTCATTATCTGCCCTACATGCAATGGGCACAGTCATTATCTGCTCTACATGCAACGGGCACAGTCATTATCTGCTCTACATGCAGCATCTCAGCCCTTCCTCTTTACTACTGGTGAGCTTCAAGGGGAAGCTGAGATGCCCTAAGGCTTGGGTGCATTTTGCTCTTCTATACATGTGGGTGATGCCACGCCATGTGATATATATTCTACCTCCCTGTGCCACAGGCTTTCCGTGATGATCTGGAGACTCTGATCCAAGACCAGATGATTAAGGGCAACACCCCCACGGAGTTACTGGCGCTGCAGCAGATTTCCGATTATATAACCGCCAGCTCCCTCTCTGGCTTCTCCTCCTCCCAATTTGGTAAGTTGGGCCCTTTTTGTATCTGAAgtgtctttttcttcttattgTGGCATGGGTTGAAGGGGGGTTGGCACGACATGGGGGGCCTCCCTATTCTGCTAAATCAAATCACAGTGcacaggaaagggttaataagGAGTAAGTACATGGAATTAGGCAGCAGACCCCTAGAAACCCCACCCCAAACTGCCCTGACCCCAAGCTCCCTGCCCTCTGGTGTCTGACTGTCATGAGAGTGGGCAAGCCTGCAGGACTGTGCCAGCTCATAAAAGCAGTTGGGAAGGTACAATGGACTTTGCACAGAGATATAATAAGTTTGGGCTGGGCACCCTTTCCTGCCAGTCTCCTATATCTACAGGCGGTGGGTCATAACAATACAGAAGAATATCCTGGGCACTCCCTGGGGTGACATTGGCCCTCAGGTGCCCCTAATCTGCTCATGCCACACTGCTCCTTGCCCTGCCAGGAATTGTACCACTGGAGACagattttgggagttgtagtttggctGCACCAGGGATACTGGCAGTTCTAAATACACCCAGTCTGATGCCACATGGTAAGTCCCGCTCCCCCCTACAATTGCTTGGGCCCCTTTTTGCTTGGGCcccttttgtatatttattgttgGGGAAGTTTGTGTCCCCTTTAGTGCAGGTGTGGCATTGTGGGTAAGGGCATGggtacatatagatatatatacagtatgtgtttatgTGCTGGGGAAGCCCCTGGTCAGTCCATGTTTCTGCCAGAGGGAGTAGCCAATCCTATGAGTGAGGCTCATTCTCTAACCTCCTCCTGTTTTGTAGGTGTGGGGATGGTCACCCCAATTAACGACATCCACCCCATCCTGGAAGCCACAATGGGCAAAGGAGAGAGGCTGACGCGCTGCAAACTGGCCGGCATGTACCGACTGGCGGATCTGTTTGGGTGGGCACACCTGGCCAATGCCTATATAACGGTGCGTCAGTATTCACAAATCAaaccatacaaataaaatgtgcaATTCAATTGGCTGGTGCTGAGCGCAGGGAAACGTCACTTCTAATGCCGCCATGTTGTGTTTGGCGCTTGGCAGGTGAGAGTCACCAAGGAACAAGATCACATCCTCATTATGCCCAGAGGTCTCTCCTTCTCCGAGGCTTCAGCCTCCAACTTGGTAAGTAGCCTCCCCCCAGACTCCACCCTTTGTATCTGCTGCCTGGCTCCACCCCTAGCCATTGTATCTGCTACTCTGGCACCACCTTCACCCCTTTTTCTGCTGCCTGGCTCCTCCCCTAGCCATTGTAGCTGCTACTCTGACTCCACCCCTAGCCCTtctatctgctgctctggctccACCCCTAGCCCTTGTATCTGTTGTTCTGGCTCCACCCTTTTTTCTGTTGCATGGCTCCACCCCTATCCcttgtatctgctgctctggctccACCCTCACCCGTTTTTCTGCTGCCTGGCTCCACCCCTAGCCCTTGTATCTGTTGCTCTTGCTCCACCCTTTTTTCTGCTGcctggctccaccccttttattaaccctttgctCCACCCTTACTGATTCTATATACAGCTCTAGCTCTGCATTTACAACTGCCATTCTGACTTCTCCCAAATATTGTGTTTATCTCTGTGTCACCCCCACCCCTGATTCCCCCTGTCCAACTATTGGCACTCGCTGCTGCAGGTGAAGCTGAACATAATCGGGGAGGTGGTAGAACAGGGGAGCACAAACCTGCAGGTCGACCCTTCTGGCTTCAGCCCACACTCCGCCATTTACTCCACTCGCCCGGATGTACGTTGTGTCGTCCACATCCGCACGCCCGCAACTGCTGCCGTAAGTACTGGAATATTTGCCTCCTGCCCCATGTGGGGTAGATCTGAGTGATTTGGGGTGGGTCGCTGTTCCCCTTATCCAAAGGGGAATATTCTATAATTAATATTCCaggttatttgtttattttgtagtgTCTCATTCCAAACACTGGTTGCTAAGGCCAGTGACATTGGCAACCAAATAGCTTGTTATTATAGCAGCCTGTCTCCTGCTCAAATCTAATCTGAAGGTTAATTTACCCTTCAGTGACAGGTAGGTGGCTCCAGTACAGTCAGTGGGCTTCCCTGCTGCCCCGGGGAGGGACACATTTTATAGATATACCTGTATCTGTGTTCTGTAaatacaatgtgtgtgtgttctgtactatatactactatactatattatatatatatatatatatatatatatatatatatatatatatatatatatatatatatatatatatatatatatatatatatatatatatatatatatatactctactATGTATAGAGTCTGTGTGCAGATAAAGTTTACATCACTAACCCACAATGAAAGAAAACTGAAGCCCCAGACAGAAGCTTTTCTTATTGTTACTGAAACTGACAGAGAATCTCAGAAACTGGCATTCAGCGCCCCCTGTGGGCAGAGCTTGGAATGTTCCTGAGAAGCAATAGACTTGCAATGGTCCTTGCACAGCTGCTCCTGGGCTCCTGTTGTTGGGCTGCGATGACAAAGCCTATGGTTCTTGTTGCTTCTCTCTCATTATTGTGCCTCTATGATTGTTGTTTCCAGGTCTCCTCTATGAAGTGTGGAATCCTCCCCATATCCCAGGAGGCCCTGCTGCTGGGGGACGTGGCCTATTACAATTACCAGGGGTCTCTGGATGAGCAGGAGGAGAGGATTGAGCTGCAGAAGGTGCTTGGGACCAGCGCTAAGGTATTATTTGCTCAGGGGATCTGGTTTCAAGGGGAACTAATGCTGAATAGTATGGCCCACTCACACGCCCTGACCTTCAGAAATTAAACGCCTGGTGCACGATGTTggggggatcggcaccctcctagACAAATAGGTTCCAAGTAGACATTGGCACTCACGGCTGGTTCAAgcagcatatttatttgcaaatgtgcaacgtttcggggttataCAAGGGTTTATCCCTACTTGCACCAGCCGTGAGTGCCAGTGTCTACCTGGGACCTTCAAGGGGAAGTAGACATTTACTCATTGATGGTCCATTGTCTGTGCAGGTTCTGGTGCTGAGGAATCATGGGGTCCTGGCCCTGGGGGAGAGTCTGGAGGAAGCGTTTCATTTCATATACAATGTGCAGCTGGCCTGTGAGGTGCAGGTATGTCCAGCAGGGGGAGACACTCTAATCCCCAgcacttctgtctctttccactGACCTCACACTGTGCCCCCCGCAGGTTCATGCACTGGCTGGAGGCGGAGGGGTTAAAAACCTGGTGTTACTGGATCTGGAGAAATTCAAACCCACCACTTACTGCGTTGCTGCGAATGGAGGGGGCGGAGTAAACATGGAGGGGGAGCACAAGTGGAAAGTCGGGGAGTTGGAGTTTGAGTCCCTCATGAGAATGCTGGATAATCTGGTGAGACTCTTGTCTATAATGGGGAGATCAGCCAATCAGGAGGCAACTCAAGCAGTGCCGGTGCCGCATAGTCCCTGGGGGTTCTGCTCAATTGTCCTGTGGCACCCGAGTGACTCCACCTATTGTGTCCCTGAGAATTGAGGTGTAACCAGTTGACTGAATATGACCCTCATCACTTACCGTCCAGTCTGTATTTCCACTTTATGGTCTGTAAGTAGAACCAACAGCAGCAGGAACATGTGAGGGCCCATAGGGTGGGTGTCTCATCTCAGGTAAAGTTTCCATTGTTTTCTTGCCCTTTATCCCATACAAGTAGAAAGTAGCTGCGGGTGCTGCCATACTGCCAGTGCTTTAGTAACTGAGGGTTGTGACATAAATGTGGCCAATGCTGAATAAACAATGGCAGTATCACAACAAACTGTCATTCAGCTGAGCTATTCAGCCATATTAAATGTTTTGTAGGGCCACAGAGCAGGTCCCCAGCTAATGAGACACTGGATTGGCTCCTCTGTTATCAGCTTGTCCCCCCCAGGGCTACCGCACGGGCTATTCCTACAGACGCCCCCTGACTCGGGAGAAGCCCCGGCACAAGAGCGAAGTGGAGATCCCGGCAACTGTCACGGCTTTCTCATTCGACGAGGATCCCATGATGCAACACTCCCCCCTGAGACTCATCGCTCAGAAGCAGCAGAGAGAGAAAACTCGTTGGCTCAACTCCCCCAACACCTACATGAGGGTCCGTGTCCCCGAGGAGTCGTACAGTGGGGAGATGAGCCCCCGCACCAAGATCATGGTGAGATCCCCTATATACGTTATACGTGCCAGTGAGTATAGAGACTAGACCTTCTACACTGACATCTTGTTCTTATCTCACTCCCCAGTGGATGAAGGCCGAGCAGCAGAATAAGACGAGCAGTGGGTTCCCCATCAAAATAGAAGACCCCAACCAGTTTGTCCCACTAAACACCAACCCCACCCACGTCCTGCAGACCAGGAACAAGGTCATTTGTCTTTCTAACCCCCCccactgtctgtgtgtgtatgggggggaaagggggtgCATATGGGGAGGAAAGGGGGTGCATAGACTAGGGTGTCCTACTGGGGGTGACCATTGTTCTCTCAGTAGATCCGGGAACAGAATCAATTTGACCTAAAGACGGCCGGGCCGCAGTCTCAATATCTGTCTGGGATTGTGGTGGAGAATGCGAGTCCTGtaagtgacactcacatgtttcTTCCTATTCTCCCCGCCACTCACCTACTTCTCTTGTACTAACACCCCATAGTGTCCAGTAGATCAGCCCCTGTTGTACATTGTCTCTGCACAGGTTCTTTTCTATTGCTGTCACTATTGATGTTTCACCTGCCTCTGAGCACAGCGCTTGTCTCATAGCACCATCTAGTGGAGACAAGGTAGAATGCAGCAAGTGGATCTGGCTGGTTACACTCGTCTGTAGGAACAACTGTCTCATTATGAGCCCAGGAGCAGCTTTGATTTAGGAACCAGAGCAGACTCTCCTACACACGGATTTCCAGAGCATGAAGTGTTTTTGTACTGATGTGAAGGGACCAGTTAAACCTGCATTTATTCTCTACTGAGAAACACTGGTTCTGATCCGTTTATTGAGTAGCAGTAAAAGGAAACCGTTAGCCGCCAGCCCCTCTTTCTGCTTTACTCTTGCTCCTATCTCCATCTTTACATCAGATCTGAGACCCCTTCTACTCATTTCATTTCCCTTTACAGCAGTATCAGTTTGAAGAAGACGAAAATGCTCCCCCACTCCCTCCCAACCCGTTCAGCCAATTACTGGAAGAGGAGACTGAGGGATTGGACAGCGATGATCTAGGTGAGCAGTAACCCCTTCCTACCTGCTTGCTCTGTTGTTTTCTGCCTATTAAATCTCTAACCTCACACGCTTTGCATGAAGCGACCCTTCGCATAccaacatttcccagcatcccactgGAAGCTCAGCTCAGGGTATTATTCTGTAGTTCTAGTCACTGCTAGTTAAAGAGTTCATGTTTCATTGCTACTACTTACACATTTGCCACTGGTTGCATAGAGGGGCCTCGGGGCCACTTGCTCCCCAGTAGCCTTTGCATGGAGTTCTGCATGGCAATTTACCCATCTTAACCCCACAGATGCTGATCCCAAATTAACCCTTGAGGATGCTGCACCAATCGCAATAACTCAGTCCCCAACCCCGACGCCAGTAATCAGTACAGGTAATTAGGGGAGCCAGTCTAATCCCTACGTAACACTCATATGTTTGTAAGGAGGGGAAGTTAATGTTTGGTATAATCCTTATCCTGGGGGGACCAATTGCTTAAAATTTGATGTAATTTGTTCCTTGGCAGAGAAGGTGCAACCTAATATTTAATGTAATGCTTTCCTTGGCAGAAGATGTATTTTCTTATATGTAGCTCGATTTGTTCCTTGCGAGGGACTATTTACTGATATTTTGTTTAATCTGCTCCTAAGAGGAGCTCAAAGTTGATCCTCAGAAGAGGGAGTAGTTCCGGCTCAATCTGATCCTTGGGGGTGGGAGTATTTTCTGGTACAATCCAGTGAAATTAAACCCAATCTGCTCCTCAGGGGTGGGAGTGTATCTAGCTAATATTTGCTGAGATTAAGCCCATTGTGTTCCTAGGGGGAGGGAGTATTTCCGGCTATTATGAAGTGTAATCTGCTCCTCGGGGGCGGTACTGTTTGCTGCTGATATTTTCTGAGACTGAGCCCAGTGTGTGACTGTTGCAGAACAAGTGGTGGAGTTGATGTTCCAGTCGGAATTGTTGGCCGTGGTGAATGGGAAGGAGATCGGGGGCCACGGGGAGGATCCGAGGGTGCAGGTCGGCCAGATGAATGAGGGGGAGATGTTGGAGATCACAGTGCGACCCTCAGACAAGAGTATTGAAGGGGACTTAACCCCCGAGGGCTCACCCTCCAAATCCCCcagcaagaagaagaagaaattccGCACCCCGTCTTTCCTGAAGAAGAACAAAAAGAAGGACAAGCTGGAGGCCTAACGGTCACTTGGGGACAGATTTTGGGGAGCAGGTTCAGCCCCTTCTCCAGTGTTGGGGGCACCTGGGTCTCATTGCACAGAATTTGGCAAATTTTGCTTCATTTCCTGGTCTTTCTGGAACACCAGCGTATTGGGCCCTTCCCAGGGTCTCTCTCCCCGGGGCCCCTGTGCTGCAGAGGTTAGTGCTCCCCATCTCTTCTCTACATCCATTTTCCACTTACATGGAACAGCCGTGGCCTgcggagggtgctgggagttcagTTAGTGCCAAGAGGGGGCAGTTAGTGCACCCCCAGTATGAGTCTAAGGGGGTCTTTGTCCCCCGTATATTGCTATTGGCTGCAGCAGTGTCCTGTCCAGCACGGATGTCATTaggactcccagcatcctctgtaaGTAGCTTTCCCTCTGTATCTGTATGTGGCCCCAGCATGCCCATTGGTTACTtacagagggtgctgggagtccCAATGTCCAAAAAGCTTCACCCCATCCCTCTTTATTAACGTACCTCTGTTGGGGTGGGGACAATGCTATAATAACATTACCAAATATGTCCCCACCTGGGGTGAGTGCCGGCACTTATTAATTGAGGTGGATGgttcctctgcactgctggtcctgactccaTGCACCACTGATACAATGTCACACATGTTCTGAGCTTGATCATCTTGGTAACAGAAGGAGAATCCCAGGAgtgtgcaaagcattgtgggaaatggagaCTTGGCAGGAGGGGAGCTGAATGCTACACATTGTTTTCATGCTCcgtgtagtcagaaccagcagtgtagaaATAGCAAAGGATGGACAGACACTGCTGTCAGTAACAAttacacttaactataaacccaATGGGAGTTGGGAATGGATATGGGGAGGTTATGCAAGAATTCCATTCTCTTTTATATTGAggtaaatttcccctttaaaaataaaggaaGCAAAAGAAGGATCACTGGTTTCCCATGAGCAAATAATCCATAATCCCAGTTAATGAGGAAGATATTAGGAATAATATACTGGGGCGGGAGTAGTGCAGACAGGGCAGGAGACTGGCCGAGACACAAGGatcttcattggctgttggaTTAGGGGCTCATTATCCAATCACTTTCCTCTAACTTTGCATTAATGACTCCGGAGTGGCAGCCCATGGATACTTGTTACcgctatacatttttatttcatttcttcttttatcAGCACCTTTCTATGGGCCCCGGGGCCATTCTTCAGGGGTCAcatgattttagtttttttttatcagttaatGAAATGTCTCTTGAGAGAGAAATGTGCCATTTATTTGCcttacacgggggggggggggctgccttCACTGCCCGGGACAAGCTCCGCCCAGGGCCATGATTCTGGGGGAATGGGGCGGGGCTATTTACAAATAGTGGGTGGAGCCTGTGCCTGGTGCTGGGGGGCCTTCAGCTTTGGGGATATGGGGCAAATAGAAATGTTTTACTGAACCAAAGATTCCTGCCCAGTTGTGTTACTGGTGTCTTCCTATTGGTGGATTGGGCACTAAAATAGAAGTCTTGTCATTGGACGAGGGACAGAATTGAGTGTCCCCTGGGCAAAGCCTTGTGGGTAACGGACCCCACACTCCAATAGGAGCCCCATTAGGAAACATTTATGTTCAactatttcagttcagttgttttcagattgttccccagaaataaagactttttttcaattactttccattatttcttttttaagtgtaaagttgaatgtttgtgtctctggtgtttgagtctgacagtaattcaggtgcagaatctaaactgttacaatgtgttgcaatttgttacaatttgttacaatttgtttcaatttgttacaattaattgatacaattagttgatccatttctcagcagtatctgtagagtattagtaactattgtatcaagtctaacagttgcctgtaatggaactcagggattctgctcagcagggacaatgattagaaatggatcaactaaatgtatcaatttagaacagtttacagggtcgccgACCCCCTTTCCAgaactgcttcagaaggtgaaaaatgacagtttacaccttaatattagaaaaacggtgacacatagaaaatggaaagtcattggaaaaagtcattatttcttgtGATCTTACTGAAAAcgactagttgtttgaaggtgaaccacccctttaactgtccGCAGGTCAGATTCCCagtgagggtgcagggagttgcatttCTGGTGCATTGCCGCACTAGGAATTatttccatataaaaaaacatttcccacggTCTCAAGGGGTCGCCAGATGCTGGAGTTTTACTGCTCAGTGACAAACCTTTCCATTGTGGGAGGGGCCTACTCTATATCTCTATGATATAAATTCAGAGTCTTTATCAGATTCTATGGGACTGGCGAGGTTCCACTAGTCGCACCTTCTCTCTCCCGCTGGCGCCGCTCTGTGTATTGTATGAGCCACCGGAGAAATGTAACATAGAAATAGACGACCAATCGCAACTAGACGTGTCGCTAATTTGTGCAAAATCACAAAGAAACTGTATTTTACCAAGTGATTCTGTACTTTGTAATAAAGAGTTAATATTGCACCAAATTCTCTTTCTTGTGGGGGCCAGAACATTCTGTACATATGGGCCCACCCTTATAATCTGCAGCTCAATTATAGGCCCAGCACCCAGGGACCTCTGCTCTTCTGCtcctctgaaaaacataaaatggggggtttactgtattgttatataaatatataaataaatatactgacaCACAGTGTAATACACAGAGGCTTATTA
This sequence is a window from Xenopus laevis strain J_2021 chromosome 7S, Xenopus_laevis_v10.1, whole genome shotgun sequence. Protein-coding genes within it:
- the add3.S gene encoding gamma-adducin isoform X2 — its product is MEFWRYFHRRVKGDTHRLNMTSTLSQGVITAPPLPSMPHKEGYFDRINENDPGYIRERNMSPDLRQDFNMMEQKKRVTHILKSPAFRDDLETLIQDQMIKGNTPTELLALQQISDYITASSLSGFSSSQFGVGMVTPINDIHPILEATMGKGERLTRCKLAGMYRLADLFGWAHLANAYITVRVTKEQDHILIMPRGLSFSEASASNLVKLNIIGEVVEQGSTNLQVDPSGFSPHSAIYSTRPDVRCVVHIRTPATAAVSSMKCGILPISQEALLLGDVAYYNYQGSLDEQEERIELQKVLGTSAKVLVLRNHGVLALGESLEEAFHFIYNVQLACEVQVHALAGGGGVKNLVLLDLEKFKPTTYCVAANGGGGVNMEGEHKWKVGELEFESLMRMLDNLGYRTGYSYRRPLTREKPRHKSEVEIPATVTAFSFDEDPMMQHSPLRLIAQKQQREKTRWLNSPNTYMRVRVPEESYSGEMSPRTKIMWMKAEQQNKTSSGFPIKIEDPNQFVPLNTNPTHVLQTRNKIREQNQFDLKTAGPQSQYLSGIVVENASPQYQFEEDENAPPLPPNPFSQLLEEETEGLDSDDLDADPKLTLEDAAPIAITQSPTPTPVISTEQVVELMFQSELLAVVNGKEIGGHGEDPRVQVGQMNEGEMLEITVRPSDKSIEGDLTPEGSPSKSPSKKKKKFRTPSFLKKNKKKDKLEA
- the add3.S gene encoding gamma-adducin isoform X5, with product MTRLFPLRPEPTGDTHRLNMTSTLSQGVITAPPLPSMPHKEGYFDRINENDPGYIRERNMSPDLRQDFNMMEQKKRVTHILKSPAFRDDLETLIQDQMIKGNTPTELLALQQISDYITASSLSGFSSSQFGVGMVTPINDIHPILEATMGKGERLTRCKLAGMYRLADLFGWAHLANAYITVRVTKEQDHILIMPRGLSFSEASASNLVKLNIIGEVVEQGSTNLQVDPSGFSPHSAIYSTRPDVRCVVHIRTPATAAVSSMKCGILPISQEALLLGDVAYYNYQGSLDEQEERIELQKVLGTSAKVLVLRNHGVLALGESLEEAFHFIYNVQLACEVQVHALAGGGGVKNLVLLDLEKFKPTTYCVAANGGGGVNMEGEHKWKVGELEFESLMRMLDNLGYRTGYSYRRPLTREKPRHKSEVEIPATVTAFSFDEDPMMQHSPLRLIAQKQQREKTRWLNSPNTYMRVRVPEESYSGEMSPRTKIMWMKAEQQNKTSSGFPIKIEDPNQFVPLNTNPTHVLQTRNKQYQFEEDENAPPLPPNPFSQLLEEETEGLDSDDLDADPKLTLEDAAPIAITQSPTPTPVISTEQVVELMFQSELLAVVNGKEIGGHGEDPRVQVGQMNEGEMLEITVRPSDKSIEGDLTPEGSPSKSPSKKKKKFRTPSFLKKNKKKDKLEA
- the add3.S gene encoding gamma-adducin isoform X4, translated to MTRLFPLRPEPTGDTHRLNMTSTLSQGVITAPPLPSMPHKEGYFDRINENDPGYIRERNMSPDLRQDFNMMEQKKRVTHILKSPAFRDDLETLIQDQMIKGNTPTELLALQQISDYITASSLSGFSSSQFGVGMVTPINDIHPILEATMGKGERLTRCKLAGMYRLADLFGWAHLANAYITVRVTKEQDHILIMPRGLSFSEASASNLVKLNIIGEVVEQGSTNLQVDPSGFSPHSAIYSTRPDVRCVVHIRTPATAAVSSMKCGILPISQEALLLGDVAYYNYQGSLDEQEERIELQKVLGTSAKVLVLRNHGVLALGESLEEAFHFIYNVQLACEVQVHALAGGGGVKNLVLLDLEKFKPTTYCVAANGGGGVNMEGEHKWKVGELEFESLMRMLDNLGYRTGYSYRRPLTREKPRHKSEVEIPATVTAFSFDEDPMMQHSPLRLIAQKQQREKTRWLNSPNTYMRVRVPEESYSGEMSPRTKIMWMKAEQQNKTSSGFPIKIEDPNQFVPLNTNPTHVLQTRNKIREQNQFDLKTAGPQSQYLSGIVVENASPQYQFEEDENAPPLPPNPFSQLLEEETEGLDSDDLEQVVELMFQSELLAVVNGKEIGGHGEDPRVQVGQMNEGEMLEITVRPSDKSIEGDLTPEGSPSKSPSKKKKKFRTPSFLKKNKKKDKLEA